The following are encoded in a window of Geobacter metallireducens GS-15 genomic DNA:
- the narI gene encoding respiratory nitrate reductase subunit gamma translates to MLNTVLNTFIFVALPYVALAMLIVVTPYRYYSNRLTWSAYSTQFLERKTLYWGANPWHYGIIPIILAHTLGVVAPGAMKSLLGNVEVLVFLESVGLGLGLFALFGCVVLLLRRVNAPMLKRVTYPADWVLLILLTFQTLTGVYISLFMRWGSQWYLHTAVPYLYSLLYFNPKVEYLADFPLILKLHAAGAFLIVALLPFTKLVHLLYWPLDFLKDPPILYRWRSRPEGKVE, encoded by the coding sequence ATGCTGAACACCGTGCTGAACACCTTTATCTTTGTGGCCCTTCCCTATGTGGCCCTGGCGATGCTCATCGTCGTCACCCCCTACCGCTATTACTCGAACCGTCTCACCTGGTCGGCCTACTCCACCCAGTTCCTGGAGCGGAAGACCCTCTACTGGGGGGCCAACCCTTGGCACTACGGGATCATCCCCATCATACTGGCCCACACCCTTGGCGTTGTGGCCCCCGGTGCCATGAAGTCGCTCTTGGGGAACGTTGAGGTCCTGGTCTTTCTGGAGAGCGTGGGGCTCGGCCTGGGGCTCTTCGCGCTCTTCGGCTGCGTGGTGCTCCTGCTGCGTCGCGTCAACGCTCCCATGCTGAAGCGCGTAACCTATCCCGCCGACTGGGTGCTCCTCATTCTGCTGACCTTCCAGACGCTCACCGGGGTCTACATCAGCCTCTTCATGCGCTGGGGCTCCCAGTGGTACCTCCACACGGCGGTTCCCTACCTCTATTCGCTCCTCTACTTCAACCCGAAGGTGGAGTACCTGGCCGACTTCCCCCTCATCCTCAAGCTGCACGCGGCAGGGGCATTCCTGATCGTGGCGCTCCTGCCGTTCACCAAGCTGGTCCACCTCCTCTACTGGCCTCTCGATTTTCTCAAGGATCCACCCATCCTCTACCGCTGGCGCTCCCGGCCCGAGGGGAAGGTGGAGTAA
- a CDS encoding MFS transporter, with amino-acid sequence MERHEQKTATAATWGTQVRTRTMATHRYKQISVLTMNTFAFTVCFAVWVMFSIIGIPIKGALGLNETQFGILAATPILSGSLIRLPLGMWTDKYGGRIVFFILMLCTIVPIYLVSAATAYWHFLLLGLFIGLAGGAFSVGISYTARWFTKARQGFAMGIFGAGNAGAAVTKFLAPSLVVAYGWQMVPKVYAVAMLVTAILFWAFTFTEHSHKVSSTVTIKDQLAALRDPKVWRYCQYYAIVFGGYVGLSLWMTKYYINEYGFDIRTAALVAAIFVLPSGVIRALGGWLSDRFGAHTVTCWVMWVSGGCLLLLSIPHFDVVVTTVNGPVARHVGLNVWVFTSLLFVVGIAWGFGKASVFKHISDEYPHNIGVISGIVGLIGGLGGFVLPIMFGALVDLTGVRSTAFMLLYGSTCVSLFWMYLALKKENVHRKLKTADILE; translated from the coding sequence ATGGAAAGGCACGAGCAGAAGACGGCAACGGCGGCAACGTGGGGGACCCAGGTCAGGACGCGCACCATGGCGACCCACAGGTACAAGCAGATCTCGGTCCTGACGATGAACACCTTCGCCTTCACTGTCTGCTTCGCGGTCTGGGTGATGTTCTCCATCATCGGCATCCCGATCAAGGGCGCCCTAGGCCTGAACGAGACCCAGTTCGGCATCCTGGCCGCAACCCCCATTCTCTCCGGCTCATTGATTCGGCTGCCGCTCGGGATGTGGACCGACAAGTACGGCGGACGCATTGTCTTCTTCATTCTGATGCTCTGCACCATCGTCCCCATCTACCTGGTGAGCGCCGCCACGGCGTACTGGCACTTTCTCCTCCTGGGGCTCTTCATCGGTCTTGCCGGCGGCGCCTTCTCGGTGGGGATCAGCTACACCGCCCGCTGGTTCACCAAGGCCCGTCAGGGATTCGCCATGGGGATCTTTGGCGCCGGGAACGCGGGGGCCGCGGTCACCAAGTTCCTGGCCCCCTCCCTGGTGGTGGCCTACGGCTGGCAGATGGTCCCCAAGGTCTATGCCGTGGCCATGCTCGTGACGGCCATCCTGTTTTGGGCATTCACCTTCACCGAGCACAGCCACAAAGTGAGCTCCACCGTGACCATCAAAGACCAGCTGGCGGCCCTCAGGGACCCGAAGGTCTGGCGCTACTGCCAGTACTACGCCATCGTCTTCGGGGGCTACGTGGGGCTCTCCCTCTGGATGACCAAGTACTACATCAACGAGTACGGCTTCGACATCCGGACCGCGGCCCTGGTGGCCGCCATCTTCGTGCTACCCTCCGGCGTGATCCGCGCCCTGGGAGGGTGGCTGTCGGACCGTTTCGGCGCCCACACCGTCACCTGCTGGGTCATGTGGGTCTCCGGCGGGTGCCTCCTGCTCCTCTCGATCCCCCACTTCGATGTGGTTGTCACCACGGTGAACGGTCCCGTCGCGCGCCACGTGGGGCTCAACGTATGGGTGTTCACCTCCCTTCTCTTCGTTGTCGGCATTGCGTGGGGATTCGGCAAGGCATCGGTGTTCAAGCACATCTCCGATGAATACCCCCACAACATCGGCGTGATCTCCGGCATCGTGGGGCTCATTGGCGGGCTCGGCGGGTTTGTCCTCCCCATCATGTTCGGCGCCCTGGTGGACCTGACCGGTGTCCGGAGCACCGCTTTCATGCTCCTGTACGGTTCCACGTGCGTTTCCCTGTTCTGGATGTACCTGGCCCTGAAGAAAGAAAACGTTCATCGCAAGCTGAAGACCGCCGACATTCTCGAATAA